DNA from Microvirga ossetica:
GGTGATCACGGGCTTCCCGTTCACATTCCTGCTGACCCTCTCCTATGTGACGGGCATCGATCCGGCGCTCGAGCAGGCGGCGGCGACGCTCGGCGCCAGTGCGTGGCAGCGCTTCCGCCATGTGTATCTGCCGCTGCTGATGCCGGGCTTTGCCATCACCTTCTGCCTGTCGTTCGTGCAGGCCTTCTCGGTCTTCCCGTCGGCGGTGCTGCTCGGCGAGCCCGCAGGCGTCACCCGCGTCATCTCGATTGCGGCGGCAACGGCGGCTTTCGAGGAATACGACTACTCCATGGCCTCGGCGATCGCGATGATCATGGGCTTCGTCCAGCTCGGCATCGTGGTGGCGGTGCTCGCCTCCCGCGGGTTGTTCTACCGCGGCCCGGCCTCCGGCGCGAAAGGGTAAGCCGATGATCCGCGATACCACACTCGGCTCCAAGCTCTGGGCTGCGGCCATCTGGGCGACCGTGGGCTTCTTCGTCGTCAACCTGTTCGCCATGATCGCCACCGTGGTGACGAGCTCGTTTGCCACCCGCTGGCTCGGCACATGGCTCCCGGCAGGCTGGACCACGCGTTGGTATTCCTCCGCCTGGGCCGAGTTCCAGCTCTGGGACGTCCTGATCGTCACCTTCCAGGTGATCGGGGCCGTGGTCTTCATCTCCGGCGCCCTCGGAGTGACGGCGGCCTATGCGCTGGCGCGCCGTGATTTTCCGGGAAAGCGCCTTCTCGTGCTGCTCTTCCTGCTGCCGCTCCTGATCCCGTCGATGACCTTCGGCATCCCGCTGGCGACCGTGCTCTACCGGACCGGTCTGGCGGGAACGTTCTGGGGCGTGGTGGCGGCCAATCTCGTGCCGACCGTGCCCTTCGTGATCCTGGTCATGATCCCGTTCATCGAGCAGATCGATCCCAAGATCGAGGCGGCGGCGCGCGTGTTCGGAGCGAACACCTTCAAGCTGTTCGTCTATGTGCTGTTGCCGCTTCTCCTGCCCGGCATCCTCGCGGCGCTGCTGCTGGTGCTGGTGCGCACCATCGCCATGTTCGAGCTGACGTTCCTGGTGGCC
Protein-coding regions in this window:
- a CDS encoding ABC transporter permease, giving the protein MIRDTTLGSKLWAAAIWATVGFFVVNLFAMIATVVTSSFATRWLGTWLPAGWTTRWYSSAWAEFQLWDVLIVTFQVIGAVVFISGALGVTAAYALARRDFPGKRLLVLLFLLPLLIPSMTFGIPLATVLYRTGLAGTFWGVVAANLVPTVPFVILVMIPFIEQIDPKIEAAARVFGANTFKLFVYVLLPLLLPGILAALLLVLVRTIAMFELTFLVAGPTSQTLVVALYYAVFAAGVRAVQSIDAMAVVYMVTTLIWLIIALRFVNPTQIVTRAKQQPAH